Within Hydractinia symbiolongicarpus strain clone_291-10 chromosome 11, HSymV2.1, whole genome shotgun sequence, the genomic segment ATGCCGTTCTTTTCAAGATTGGATGAATCTGTTTgtctaaacaaaagaaaactttGTTTCAATTATTAAAATATCGGAAGTCATTTAATAAAATGCTCACTGTAAGCGTTAAGACTTTTATAACAACTTTAGACGATATTTAGGTGTTAAACTCAAATCGCATTAGCATTACACAAAGAACATTGGTTTGGCAAATATCTATCCTAAAAACAGCAAATTTCAGCACAATAGCTAAGTGTTGTTCCATTTTAATAGTTTCCATATTGACGACGTTGGTcgttaaaatatatttcaaatctaACACAACTTAGAGGTAATGAGAATATTTGGAGGGGAAACTCAAAATTTTACCAACAGCATTGTTACTTACAAAAATCTCTCCTACAAGTATCCTATTAAAAGCTTAAAAACATTGACGATCATCATTGACGTCAGAAATACGTTTGATGTTTTCCGTTCCACGAGGTAGCTATCACTTAAAATAGCAAACACGTTGGATTGGGTTTTGATGGCAGCAATTTCTCTCTTGTAAATACAAATTAGACGAAATGAAGTATCTTTTTctaaatactaatactaatattATATGAATGTTTTCAGATCAGCTTGGTAATTCCAGAAATAATTACAAAAGCTCATATATATATCCCTTACTGGAAAAAAAAGTTGGGAAAAAGTGACCAATTCTTCACTCAGTGACCAATATTTTCTACTGACCAAAATTTTAACACAATTTTCTTGGCGATCATTTTTActgacttttttactttttgttgccaagtcttttttatttacgtttaCACATTTTTACCGATAATGTATCGTAGCTACTATATGACGTAATAGTACGAAAATATTCTTTTGCATTGAATTTTAGGGGTCAGTATTCATTTTGATATTATAATAATTTACCACCCTACTCATATTCTGGTCTGATGTCTATCAAAGATATTTACTAtctacttaggcagaaaaatGAAGCCCTACCTTAAATTGCCGGGACACTGTTGATTCTGATATTTCATTAgatactaaaattaaaaaaagataggAAGCTTACCCAAATAATACTAAAAGGGATTCCTGCAtcgaaaatgatattttttatgttgtgaaggataaaaagttgtttatcaagtcctttggaattttttaaaaatcttttttcgttctcaagttattcaagatttaaatatttataatctAAGAACTTATGATGTCATAAGCACTGTTCTAGAAAATGCTGACTTTACATATCTACCTTGTCAAGATATCATTAAGAGCATAAGCCCAcactaataaaaaattttgatcttTTGCAGGTTTGCaagatatttaaattattaatttatgcTTACTACGTTATTACATCATTAATGGTGATGTCATTAGGTCAAATGGAAATCTTTGAAGCTAAATGCCTCAAGAGCGAAATAAGAATTTCAAATATTCCAAAAAACTTGATCAACAACTTTTTATCCTCgttaacatacaaaaatatcattttcagTGCAGGATTCCCTTTAAACACTTGTTATCTTGAACTATGTTTTCCCTAGTTACTTTAGATAACCCAAAAAAGGagcaaatcttaaaaaaaaaattctgagcaaaaagtgtttaaaatctGAAACAACTTTTAggacaaaaacaaattaatataCTCATATTAATAGGCTTAGCTTAGCAAAATCATATCAGCCTGCGGCAAACCAAAATGTTGCGGCAAGTTTGGTTGGATTGGAGTTGAGAAATTTCTAGCCCTCGTCAAACCGAGCTGGCTTGTTCCTTATGCGATCACATAATATTTCTGATGAGGAGAAAAATCTTATCAAAACGAGTCGTCCCGCTTAACCGGACTGACTCGCCTCGTGTGACCAATTAATTAGAATGTTAACACGCATAAATGTAGGCACCTCCTTTCTGCTTGATTTATAGGCACATTTTAGATATCAAAGATATTTAGATCAAAGACATTACAACACTATTGTACGATGTACCAACCTGTGTGGGAGATACCTTCTCCGGCAGGTATCGAAAttctattaattttttcttcttttttctgctTTTTGCCATGTTTTCTTGCAAATCAGACGTATCGCAATGAACGGACAATGATGTCAATTTCTCAGTTAAACACGCTATGGAACGTGACATTTTAAGTTTCGTTTGGGTTGAACTATCTGCGAATCTTTTTCTACCTGTATTCTGCAAGATGTTTGGTTGTATCGCTATGCcattaattttctttatttccatTGGCCGACGTAGTGGTTTTATATCTACTTGAATTGTTTTGCTATCTGTTTCAATAATTGTAGGTGTGATGTCAATGTTATGAATTTTTGATCTCTGGAAGTCTTGGGGAATATTATTTATGCACTTTTGACTTTGTAAAAGTTTTTGATTTTCTTCACGTAATTTAGTAATGGTTTCCATCAACTTTTTAACTTCGTTTTCCAATCTAATAAAAAGTGAATAGATTATCAACCTTTGCGTTTTGATTATTACTTAACAATAATTCACAATAACTTAACTCTTGAAGTGCGGAAACGTCATATTTTGGAACTGTCAAAAACGCAACTACAAAGCTGTTATTTATTTCTTGTGTTAACCTAATATAAAATGGCTGACGGTTCTTGAAAAAATTTCGAAggactttttttgaaaaaatttgtttggctgtcagaaactttaaatagaatgtaaaaattcgcttgcaatatgttcgaaaaacccccgACTGAATAGTGTTAAGAAATCATACTTTAAGAATTAAATAAGGCTCAAAATGATAATTTTCTAAGAATCACGAGGCTCAAAacaaaaagtacaatttttatAACTAAAAATGTGTATTATTAGCAACATTCGGGGCTTGTACAAAAGCAGAAATTAATGATATAAAATTTTACTCCTTCTTTTCTTTCGTTATTATTGCCAATTCGGTACAGTAGATAATCATGTGTTCTTTCTCGTTTCTTGCTTTTCGCTTCAAGTGTTTCACTCTCAGTATTGCGTCATAAACATCTTGATCATTTTCCGTATACTTTTTCTCATTCCTAAATTAACGTATTGCATTAGACTTTGTTCTTAAATAATGACTAGATAAAGAAAAGAACCGTTATTTGAATTTAGATGACTTTGACAATTACTTATCCATATACCACAATGGGTGACTCGAATCAGAAATTGTGCGCCAACCATTAACCTGATATTAGTAAATCCTGTGACGTTGAAAAAGTATAATACAGTAAAACATCGTGTTTTCAGGACAAGGTATTGTACTGATTTTTCTTCTGCACGCTTTACAGAATCAACTCTATAAGTTCTTGTGACTAGCTAAGTGTTACGTATTTATTTTTTCGCGATTGTTACGTCGGTAAAACTTTTGATTAGTAAGCCGTTTTTAAAGTTACTATGCCATTACATAATCAATGGTAGAGCACTGAGCAATttttactaaataaaaattCGTTATTTACAACAACTATAATTCCTCTCAAATAAAAGCAAAATGGTAGACACGTTGTGTGAGCCATCAAGGCGGGCTAGCTTGTTTAAaaggaaaatgaaaactttGTCCGTATAACTTAAAAGATCCTAAACATGTGTAAATAGGTAGCTGGCTACATAACAGAATATTTCGAAACGTTTAAGCTAGAACTTCCTTAAGTTTACGTTATCACAGATATAATACATATGCAAAGTTGTATTTGCGTTGATAATAAGATACATCTCTTTTTTCAATATCGTGGTAATTAAATAAAACTCTGTCATTGATTTTATTTTCACTATACTGTCTTGTGTTTCTTTACAGCATgccaccatttttaaatttctaacgcCTATTTCTAATTTCCAAtgtcaattgttttttttaaggatCCCCATTGCTGACATCAAGATGCTGAGACCACTATTGTATCATCACCTATAATCTTTTAATTAATGCTTTAAGTTATgtttaaaatgacaaaaaaatgatTAACGTTAAGAAGCTATAAAGATAAGAGTCCGAATaatatgttttgttgttgtgcACTTTATTTGACGTAGTAAGTTCACGACAGCCTTCGTTATTGGTAATCGCATAACCTTTAGTCAACATTATCATATTCGGCAGTCTTGTTAATTCTTAGTAGTTCGAAAGAGTAAGTAAGCATTAGTATAAAACCCGagcattttattgttaatacaTACGTATgacaatataaaatatttttgtttaatttctcattttaatacctttttttatTGAGGTTTACGTCCAAAATTTTGTGTGTTTGTGTGTGTGGTAGCTGTAGGGAGGGAGGAGGGGTTAGGGTTTTAAATGTCCCTGATGTCGTttctattttaaataaaacgagCAACTATTATTTATTATGCAAACATCACTTTCAATATCCTATTTTTCCTTGCTAACCTCTTAACACTAATTGAAGAgtgcttttttttctaaaaattcggtCTTAGGGTAGTATATTATTCTCTCGCTA encodes:
- the LOC130613374 gene encoding uncharacterized protein LOC130613374 isoform X2, producing the protein MEVLDNMALQNTNEKKYTENDQDVYDAILRVKHLKRKARNEKEHMIIYCTELAIITKEKKELENEVKKLMETITKLREENQKLLQSQKCINNIPQDFQRSKIHNIDITPTIIETDSKTIQVDIKPLRRPMEIKKINGIAIQPNILQNTGRKRFADSSTQTKLKMSRSIACLTEKLTSLSVHCDTSDLQENMAKSRKKKKKLIEFRYLPEKVSPTQYLMKYQNQQCPGNLRLL
- the LOC130613374 gene encoding uncharacterized protein LOC130613374 isoform X1; its protein translation is MEVLDNMALQNTNEKKYTENDQDVYDAILRVKHLKRKARNEKEHMIIYCTELAIITKEKKELENEVKKLMETITKLREENQKLLQSQKCINNIPQDFQRSKIHNIDITPTIIETDSKTIQVDIKPLRRPMEIKKINGIAIQPNILQNTGRKRFADSSTQTKLKMSRSIACLTEKLTSLSVHCDTSDLQENMAKSRKKKKKLIEFRYLPEKVSPTQYLMKYQNQQCPGNLRQTDSSNLEKNGIHLPYLKQSEKLPEIHENFKSNLRKEYSNLDIFVNK
- the LOC130613374 gene encoding uncharacterized protein LOC130613374 isoform X3, translating into MEVLDNMALQNTNEKKYTENDQDVYDAILRVKHLKRKARNEKEHMIIYCTELAIITKEKKELENEVKKLMETITKLREENQKLLQSQKCINNIPQDFQRSKIHNIDITPTIIETDSKTIQVDIKPLRRPMEIKKINGIAIQPNILQNTGRKRFADSSTQTKLKMSRSIACLTEKLTSLSVHCDTSDLQENMAKSRKKKKKLIEFRYLPEKVSPTQTNRFIQS